The Dehalococcoides mccartyi CG5 genome contains the following window.
AATGACAGGGCACATGCGGTTGTTGTAGCTATACGCTGTGGCCTGATAAATATATAATATGGCTTATTTTTGACAAATAGTTGCACCTTTATATGTATTATGCGTAAGATGTTATAATTAAGTGAATAAAAGCCAATAAACTAGCTGAAATGTGGTTGGGAATGTTACAAAACAAAGTGAAAGATACAGAACTTCGCAAACTGGTAAGCAAACGAGTGGCTGATTATTTGTCCAGCCACAATTACCAGGTGGAAAGTGATGTTAAAATAACCGGGCAATCCGGTATAGAGCATATCTTTGACATCGTAGCCCGCCGAAATGATGGATTTACCGCCAGAACTATGGCTGTTTGTATAATTCTGGGTTCAAACCAGGAGGAAGAAAGCAGCTCTATTTTCAACTTTGCCAACAAAGCCTTTGATACTGGCATAAATGAACGTATCCTGATTGCCATACCCAAACTGACCCCGGAAACCCGCAATCTGGCTGAAAAACAGCGGATAAAAGTCTTTGACGAGGACCGTTTGGAAGATCTGTTGATTACCAGCACCAAGCGCCCCAACCGTCTGGAAGGCATGAACAACATCTCCTCTCGCGAAGACCTTATTAAGGCTCTGACCAATCTGGGCTACACCATAAGGGAGAATGCCCGTATCAAAGGGCGGTCAGGCATTTCCCATGTTTTTGATGTGGTGGCCAGTGATATTAACACCGAAAACTACACTTTAGGTATAGATATTTTAAAGAAGCAACCTGCTCTGGAACTTCAGGATGTGGCTCTCTTTGATGCCAAAGCCTTTGACTGCGGCATATCTGACAAAGTTATCGCTACCACAGCCAAAATAACACCTGATGCCCAGCAATTTGCTGATGCCCAAAAAGTTAAACTTATAAAACTTAACCCTATCCCTATCTCCACTGAAGAGAGTGCCGCTATAACTACTGCCGAAGAGGTTGTAAAAACTTCGGCTAAAACCGAATCCAAAAATGGCAAACCTGCTATAACCGACCTGCGTCAGTCACCACGCCCCGAAGCACTTAAACTTATCCCTGAGGTGCTTGCCCGGCGTTATACCGCTATACCTCTAAATATAGTGGGCAATACCCTTGAAATGGCTATGGCTGATCCGTCTGACATTCTGGCGTTGGAAGCTTTCTCCGCCCACTCCAAACGTCGTATCAAGCCAATACCGGCAGACGCCCGCGAGATACGCGAATCTATAGACTTTAACTACAAAGGCTACGGGGATATTGAAAAATATCTCTCCCGCATGTCTATTCCCAGTGAAATTACAGATGACCGTCTGGCTATTGATGCGGCTATTGACGCACCTCTAGCCCAGGCCCTGAATCTTATTATTGAAGAAGCGGTGAAAGCCCGCTCATCAGACGTACACATTGAACCCAACGAAGACCGCCTGCGGGTGCGTTTCCGCATAGACGGCACTCTACAGGATATGATGTCCCTGCCTATCACCGCCCACCGGGCTATCATTTCCAGAATTAAAATTTTGGGTGACATGAACATAGCAGACCATTTCCACGCTCTGGACGGTCAGTTTAGCGTAAATGCCGGCGGACGGGAGATAGATATCCGGGCGGCAACTGCCCCCACCGTCAATGGAGAAATGTCTGTTTTGCGGTTGCTGGATAAGAGCCGGGCTACTATTGAACTTTCCCAGCTGGGCTTTTTACCCGAAAGCCTGGAAAAATACAACAAGATGCTCAAAGTACCCTATGGCATGATACTTATCAGCGGCCCTACCGGCGCTGGGAAAACCACTACCCTTTATGCATCTATAAATTCGCTGGACATCATGCGCCAGAATATTATTACCATAGAAGACCCGGCAGAATACCGTTTTAAAGATATAAATCAGATACAAGTAAATGTGCAGGCCGGCATTACCTTTGCCAGCGGTCTGCGTTCTATACTGCGCCTTGACCCTGATGTGATACTGGTAGGCGAAATACGTGATTCGGAAACGGCCAATATAGCCGTTCAGGCAGCCCTTACCGGCCACCTTATGCTTTCATCCATCCACGCCAATAATACTACCGGCGTTCTTTACCGCTTGATAGACCTTGGGGTAGAACCATTCCTTATTGCTTCAGCCGTGGTGGGGGTAGTAGCCCAGCGCATGGTCAGGCGGGTTTGCCCGTACTGCCAGCACACTATTGAGGTACCGGTTATTGAGCAGGTAGCCTATGAACGTGAAATTGGGGAAAAACGAACCAAATTTGTATATGGTAGCGGCTGTAAATCATGTGCCTTTACCGGCTATTTGGGACGGGTGGGCCTGTTTGAAATAATGTCTATAAGTGACGAGCTCAGACGGCTTATGCTGAGCGGAGCTTCGCCCTCAGAAATACACAATCAAGCTATCAAAGACGGCATGATTACCATGATGAAAGATGGTATGCTAAAGGTTAAAGATAATGTTACAACACCCTCCGAAGTACTCCGTAGTGCCTATTCACCGGAGGAGCAGTATTGAGGTGAATAAATGGATTTTAATTACGTAGCTTATGGGCAGGATAAAAGGCTTGTAAAGGGGAAAATCCCGGCTACTTCTATGGAAGCAGCCCAGAGACTGCTGAGTCACAGCGGTTACCAGATTTTAAGCATCAAACCCCTTACACCTTTTTTCAATACAGCCGGTTCGTTTAACTTCTCAAAGGTAAAACCCAGAGAAGTTATTCTGTTTTCCCGCCAGCTGGCTTTACTGCTGGAATCCGGCACGGATATTGTGACTTCTCTGGAACTTCTGCAGGAACAGACTACCAATAAACTTTTCCGTGAGATTATCGGCGAGATTGTAAATGATATCCGGGGAGGCAGTTCGCTCTCTCTAGCCATGAGCAAACACCCCAAGGCTTTCCCCCCTCTGTACCACAGGGTAATCGCTGCCGGCGAACAAGGAGGCAGCCTTGAAGTAGTGCTTCGGAATCTGGCTAGCTTTGTACAGCGAAACGTAGAAACTGAAAAGAAGGTTAAAAGCGCACTGACTTATCCCGGTGTAGTTGCCGTGGTAGGTATTCTGGTGCTGCTGCTTATGGTCACATTCGTATTGCCAGCTTTTACCAGTCTATACTCCCAGATGGGTACTGAACTGCCCACCCCAACCAGAATACTTATAGGCCTGAGTGACTTCTTTGAGTCATGGGGTCTATATGTGATTGGGATTTTCATAATAGCGGTAACCGCACTGGTGATTTATATGCGCACACCCATGGGGCGATACCATAGAGACCGCATAGCTCTGAAACTGCCTGTGATCGGGCGGATTCTGCTCCTTTCAGAACTTTCACGCGCCTGCCAGACCATGTCGTTGCTGTTTAAAGCCGGCCTCCCTTTGCCCGAGATTATGAACCAAACCACCGCCGCAGCTAACAACAAACTTATCAGCAATGCACTGGCAGATGTACAGCATGACCTGATAAGGGGTGAGGGACTTTCCCGCCCCATGACTAAAAATCCCCTCTTTTTACCCATGATGGTTCAGATGGTAAGCGTGGGTGAGGAAACCGGTAAACTGGACGACACCTTGGCTACCGTATCCGCCACTTATGATACTGAGACCGATGACCGCATAAGTGCGGCTATTGGCATGATACAGCCTGTTATGACGATAGCTATCGGTCTGGTAGTAGGCTTTATTGCCGTTGCCCTGGTATCTTCCATGTACTCTTTGTACGGGCAAATAGGCTAAGGATAAAATAAAATGAGAAGAAAGCTGCTCAGGCGTCAGAAGGGATTTTCCCTGATTGAAGTGTTGATTGCCCTGGCTCTAATAGGCCTGATAGGCGTGGCTTTTCTGACTGCCCTTAATACGGCCG
Protein-coding sequences here:
- a CDS encoding GspE/PulE family protein yields the protein MLQNKVKDTELRKLVSKRVADYLSSHNYQVESDVKITGQSGIEHIFDIVARRNDGFTARTMAVCIILGSNQEEESSSIFNFANKAFDTGINERILIAIPKLTPETRNLAEKQRIKVFDEDRLEDLLITSTKRPNRLEGMNNISSREDLIKALTNLGYTIRENARIKGRSGISHVFDVVASDINTENYTLGIDILKKQPALELQDVALFDAKAFDCGISDKVIATTAKITPDAQQFADAQKVKLIKLNPIPISTEESAAITTAEEVVKTSAKTESKNGKPAITDLRQSPRPEALKLIPEVLARRYTAIPLNIVGNTLEMAMADPSDILALEAFSAHSKRRIKPIPADAREIRESIDFNYKGYGDIEKYLSRMSIPSEITDDRLAIDAAIDAPLAQALNLIIEEAVKARSSDVHIEPNEDRLRVRFRIDGTLQDMMSLPITAHRAIISRIKILGDMNIADHFHALDGQFSVNAGGREIDIRAATAPTVNGEMSVLRLLDKSRATIELSQLGFLPESLEKYNKMLKVPYGMILISGPTGAGKTTTLYASINSLDIMRQNIITIEDPAEYRFKDINQIQVNVQAGITFASGLRSILRLDPDVILVGEIRDSETANIAVQAALTGHLMLSSIHANNTTGVLYRLIDLGVEPFLIASAVVGVVAQRMVRRVCPYCQHTIEVPVIEQVAYEREIGEKRTKFVYGSGCKSCAFTGYLGRVGLFEIMSISDELRRLMLSGASPSEIHNQAIKDGMITMMKDGMLKVKDNVTTPSEVLRSAYSPEEQY
- a CDS encoding type II secretion system F family protein; this encodes MDFNYVAYGQDKRLVKGKIPATSMEAAQRLLSHSGYQILSIKPLTPFFNTAGSFNFSKVKPREVILFSRQLALLLESGTDIVTSLELLQEQTTNKLFREIIGEIVNDIRGGSSLSLAMSKHPKAFPPLYHRVIAAGEQGGSLEVVLRNLASFVQRNVETEKKVKSALTYPGVVAVVGILVLLLMVTFVLPAFTSLYSQMGTELPTPTRILIGLSDFFESWGLYVIGIFIIAVTALVIYMRTPMGRYHRDRIALKLPVIGRILLLSELSRACQTMSLLFKAGLPLPEIMNQTTAAANNKLISNALADVQHDLIRGEGLSRPMTKNPLFLPMMVQMVSVGEETGKLDDTLATVSATYDTETDDRISAAIGMIQPVMTIAIGLVVGFIAVALVSSMYSLYGQIG